The proteins below come from a single Vibrio cyclitrophicus genomic window:
- a CDS encoding tetratricopeptide repeat protein, with protein MGLLLLPLTTQAQELSQYTAIRVQKAHKLAQDEQVKQAIEVLAGLELSKGYDKAYVARMLGVFYWQDGKTDKAIQQLTYAVDTNLLVDEQAWVTKRMLADLLLNDQQFKQALPHYYELVKTAPEKEKKGTLWMRIAQAEYQIENWSKTLVAIGNRDKFNSKVELSSLSLKLGAQLQLKQWKQSIPTLESLIELQPEKDNWWRQLVGIQLRLERNRDALNTLALADLHGVELKDSDRRLLAQLYAKRGIPERAAQEIAKLDGANSDVQLLAEQATYWQLAKEWDNAIEVWTLASKKDTRYHWNVAQLLVQQGYYDRALVVLDKVKDKNKQADVALAKVRSWYKLKNLDNALAQAKRANNIEPSSEAKGWIKYLTQLRTVTDNGNV; from the coding sequence ATGGGCTTGTTATTATTGCCCCTTACGACACAGGCGCAAGAGCTATCCCAATATACTGCTATTCGTGTTCAAAAAGCGCATAAGCTTGCTCAAGATGAACAGGTTAAACAGGCGATTGAAGTACTTGCAGGTTTAGAGCTTTCTAAAGGATACGACAAAGCATATGTAGCTCGCATGCTGGGGGTGTTTTATTGGCAAGATGGTAAAACTGATAAGGCGATTCAGCAGCTGACTTATGCCGTCGATACTAATTTACTGGTGGATGAACAAGCTTGGGTAACGAAGCGTATGCTTGCTGATTTGTTGCTGAATGATCAGCAGTTCAAACAAGCACTTCCGCACTATTACGAGTTAGTGAAAACAGCGCCAGAAAAGGAAAAGAAAGGCACACTGTGGATGCGAATTGCCCAAGCTGAATACCAAATTGAAAACTGGTCAAAAACCCTAGTTGCAATTGGTAATCGAGACAAATTCAATTCGAAAGTAGAGTTGTCATCTCTATCGTTGAAGTTGGGCGCGCAGCTTCAGTTAAAACAGTGGAAACAGTCTATTCCAACACTAGAAAGCCTCATTGAACTTCAACCAGAGAAAGATAACTGGTGGCGTCAGCTTGTTGGTATCCAGTTAAGACTGGAGCGTAATCGTGATGCATTGAATACGCTGGCGTTGGCTGATCTGCATGGTGTTGAGCTAAAAGATTCAGACCGCAGGCTGCTTGCTCAATTATATGCGAAACGAGGCATTCCTGAGCGTGCTGCTCAAGAGATCGCTAAGTTAGATGGTGCGAACAGTGATGTTCAACTTCTGGCGGAGCAAGCAACTTACTGGCAGCTAGCGAAAGAGTGGGACAACGCGATTGAAGTGTGGACGTTAGCGTCTAAAAAAGACACTCGATACCACTGGAATGTAGCTCAGCTTTTGGTTCAGCAGGGTTATTATGATCGAGCGTTGGTTGTTTTAGACAAAGTGAAAGACAAAAATAAACAGGCCGACGTAGCATTGGCAAAAGTGCGTTCTTGGTATAAGTTGAAAAACTTAGATAACGCACTCGCTCAAGCTAAGCGTGCGAATAACATTGAACCCTCTTCTGAAGCAAAAGGTTGGATTAAATATCTAACTCAACTACGAACAGTAACCGACAATGGAAATGTCTAA
- a CDS encoding DUF4198 domain-containing protein: MMKQTKIKALALAGVMAFGLAATTTAQAHPRWILPSHFTVSKEGGDWLTFDVTASHGTFVFDKPAGSENAHVIMPDGRSERPNFVIRGKRRSIFDFYFEEEGTHKVAINNEPSYYTQYKAGRRDTVKWIKANKAERDSVLPKESRDVVTRTSFTRAESYITVGKPSDSVFKIEGKLLEMKPVTHPSDIIEGEPVTFQFFYNGEIQKDVKAEITREGTLYRNHQEQIDVVSNENGEITFTPTVAGRYVMKANYKGELIDNPLADRASANVHLTFEALLQ, translated from the coding sequence ATGATGAAACAGACAAAAATCAAAGCACTTGCTCTAGCGGGTGTGATGGCATTCGGCCTAGCAGCAACGACAACGGCACAAGCTCACCCACGTTGGATTTTGCCATCTCACTTCACTGTATCTAAAGAAGGTGGTGATTGGCTAACGTTCGACGTTACTGCGTCTCATGGTACGTTTGTTTTTGATAAGCCTGCTGGTAGCGAAAATGCTCATGTCATCATGCCTGATGGTCGCAGCGAGCGTCCTAACTTTGTTATTCGCGGGAAGCGTCGTTCAATCTTCGATTTCTATTTTGAAGAAGAAGGTACGCACAAAGTTGCGATTAACAACGAGCCTTCTTACTACACGCAATACAAAGCTGGCCGTCGTGATACCGTGAAGTGGATTAAAGCGAACAAGGCTGAACGTGACTCTGTACTTCCTAAAGAATCACGTGACGTGGTAACTCGAACCAGTTTCACTCGTGCAGAGAGCTACATCACTGTTGGTAAACCATCGGATTCAGTGTTCAAAATCGAAGGCAAACTTCTTGAAATGAAGCCAGTAACACACCCTTCGGACATTATTGAGGGTGAACCAGTAACATTCCAATTTTTCTACAACGGTGAAATTCAGAAAGACGTAAAAGCGGAGATCACTCGTGAAGGCACGCTTTACCGTAACCATCAAGAACAGATTGATGTTGTGAGCAATGAAAACGGCGAAATCACTTTCACTCCAACGGTTGCAGGTCGTTATGTAATGAAAGCGAACTACAAAGGTGAGTTGATTGACAACCCATTGGCAGATAGAGCAAGTGCGAACGTTCACCTAACGTTCGAAGCTCTGCTTCAATAA
- a CDS encoding MotA/TolQ/ExbB proton channel family protein, producing MNLKPLAALLCITSLSFSAFSASDSTAQLVNKAKSENRTQASHNVVREADFKKTEQELKAIKAELEAKRTSVQNATDVLTQTFSDNENKLARLEEKLRLETGSLGELFGVVRQNAKELGAELSSTVNSVDRAEHTATVDQIIDAKSLPSMPQLSGLWMSMVEQIQASSELSKSQIAFINGEGNTQSVDAYRLGSIGLVTDQGYVSWNTQREDAIAYLKQPSNGPTLASLSSLANGDISNVVVDPSRGFMLEQLALTPSLTDRLQAGGVVGKVILGLLAIGLIIALVRGISLVIARQKIRAQLKNPEQAGDNPLGRVLAVYNKEQNQTVEALELRLLEAVVDEQTHLEKGLSMLKLLAALAPMLGLLGTVTGMIETFQVITQFGNGDPKVMAGGISMALVTTVLGLVAAMPLLLAHNILSSQAENIRNILEKQGIGLVAEQAEKTVESNAVVSPVGTAA from the coding sequence ATGAACTTAAAACCATTAGCAGCATTGCTTTGCATTACGTCACTTTCATTTTCTGCTTTCTCAGCTTCCGACTCAACGGCTCAGCTCGTTAACAAAGCAAAATCAGAGAACCGTACTCAAGCTTCTCACAACGTAGTTCGTGAAGCTGACTTTAAAAAGACTGAACAAGAACTTAAAGCGATCAAAGCGGAGCTTGAAGCGAAACGTACATCGGTTCAAAATGCGACAGACGTTCTTACTCAAACCTTCAGCGACAACGAAAACAAGCTTGCTCGTTTAGAAGAAAAATTGCGTTTAGAAACGGGTAGCCTTGGTGAGTTGTTCGGTGTCGTTCGTCAAAACGCGAAAGAACTAGGTGCAGAGCTTAGTTCAACAGTAAATAGCGTTGATCGCGCTGAGCACACAGCGACCGTTGACCAAATTATCGATGCTAAATCCCTGCCATCAATGCCACAACTTTCTGGTTTGTGGATGAGCATGGTGGAACAGATCCAAGCAAGCTCAGAGCTTAGCAAATCTCAAATTGCATTCATCAATGGCGAAGGCAACACACAGTCTGTCGACGCTTATCGTTTAGGTTCAATTGGCTTAGTGACAGACCAAGGCTATGTTAGCTGGAACACTCAGCGTGAAGATGCAATTGCGTATCTGAAACAGCCATCAAATGGTCCAACGTTAGCATCACTTTCTTCACTTGCGAATGGTGACATATCTAATGTCGTTGTCGATCCTTCTCGCGGGTTCATGCTCGAGCAATTAGCACTGACGCCAAGCCTAACTGACCGTCTACAAGCGGGTGGTGTGGTTGGTAAAGTGATTCTTGGCCTGCTGGCAATTGGTTTAATCATCGCATTGGTTCGAGGTATTTCTTTGGTTATCGCTCGCCAGAAAATTCGCGCTCAACTTAAGAACCCAGAGCAAGCGGGTGACAACCCTCTAGGTCGTGTTCTTGCAGTTTACAACAAAGAGCAAAACCAAACGGTAGAAGCGTTAGAGTTGCGACTTTTAGAAGCGGTTGTTGATGAGCAGACTCATTTAGAGAAAGGCCTATCAATGCTTAAACTATTGGCAGCATTAGCACCAATGTTGGGCCTTCTAGGTACAGTAACGGGTATGATCGAAACATTCCAAGTGATCACACAGTTTGGTAATGGCGACCCTAAAGTAATGGCGGGTGGTATTTCGATGGCGCTTGTAACTACGGTACTTGGTCTGGTTGCTGCAATGCCTCTTCTATTGGCACACAACATTCTTAGCAGTCAAGCGGAAAACATTCGTAATATTCTTGAGAAACAAGGTATTGGTCTTGTTGCTGAGCAGGCTGAAAAGACCGTTGAATCAAACGCTGTTGTTTCACCAGTTGGGACTGCTGCGTAA
- a CDS encoding metal ABC transporter ATP-binding protein: MLGPSISINNLGLQYDNNVILDDISLELKAGDCHVIMGPNGGGKTSLLRSVLGLTPFSGQIDIHWPEKPSIGYVPQKATFESSLPLTVMDFVLLNQTRIPLFWRRKSKQLDLALAQLDRVGMATRSDRRMGQLSGGEQQRVLFAQALLDNPSLLVLDEPTTGMDDQGVRYLESLIRECVDEGRTILAVHHDVTAVRRLEANVHVVNRFLVDSGPHEQVLHPSQIESLFQHYSSGSAMNKSKEVA; this comes from the coding sequence ATGCTAGGTCCATCAATCTCAATTAATAATCTCGGTCTGCAATACGACAATAACGTCATTCTTGATGATATTTCGCTAGAACTTAAAGCAGGTGACTGCCATGTGATCATGGGACCAAACGGTGGTGGAAAAACTTCATTATTACGCTCTGTACTTGGCCTTACCCCTTTTTCTGGGCAAATCGATATTCATTGGCCTGAAAAGCCAAGTATTGGTTACGTTCCTCAAAAAGCGACCTTCGAATCAAGCTTACCTCTAACGGTAATGGATTTCGTGTTGCTTAACCAAACTCGAATTCCTCTATTTTGGCGTCGTAAATCCAAACAGCTGGATCTTGCATTAGCGCAATTGGATCGTGTGGGGATGGCGACTCGTAGCGATCGCCGTATGGGGCAGTTATCGGGCGGTGAGCAGCAACGTGTGTTGTTTGCTCAAGCGTTGTTGGATAACCCAAGCCTATTGGTGTTGGATGAACCGACTACCGGTATGGACGATCAGGGTGTTCGTTATCTTGAATCGCTCATTCGTGAATGTGTTGATGAAGGCCGTACGATTCTTGCGGTACATCACGATGTCACTGCAGTGCGCCGTCTTGAAGCCAATGTACATGTTGTGAATCGATTCTTGGTTGATAGTGGCCCGCACGAACAAGTACTGCACCCAAGTCAAATTGAAAGCTTATTCCAACATTACAGTAGTGGTTCAGCGATGAACAAATCGAAGGAGGTTGCGTAA
- a CDS encoding MotA/TolQ/ExbB proton channel family protein: MDILSGSLLPASWLTSDWLLSLSSFMEQGGFVLWWLAAVVLVYWVLVVERVLYLAFYFPKQRQAWIAKWHEREDHSSWHAKAIREGWLGQASILLNQNLNFIKLLVAICPMLGLLGTVTGMISVFDVMATQGSSDPKLMASGISLATLPTMAGMVAALAGMFVHARLAKVCNRLELKLEKSLRSQR; the protein is encoded by the coding sequence ATGGATATTTTGTCGGGTTCTCTATTACCAGCGAGTTGGTTAACGAGTGACTGGCTGCTGTCTTTATCAAGCTTTATGGAGCAGGGCGGTTTCGTCTTGTGGTGGCTAGCGGCTGTTGTCCTAGTGTATTGGGTGCTTGTGGTTGAACGTGTGCTTTATCTTGCGTTCTACTTTCCTAAGCAACGCCAAGCTTGGATAGCGAAATGGCATGAAAGAGAAGATCACTCTTCTTGGCATGCCAAAGCCATTCGTGAAGGTTGGTTAGGGCAAGCGAGTATCTTGCTTAACCAAAACTTGAATTTTATTAAGCTGTTAGTCGCTATTTGTCCAATGTTGGGTTTGCTAGGCACTGTAACCGGTATGATCTCTGTTTTTGATGTTATGGCGACACAAGGCAGCAGTGACCCTAAATTGATGGCTTCAGGTATCTCGTTAGCAACGCTGCCAACCATGGCAGGTATGGTTGCTGCATTAGCGGGCATGTTTGTCCATGCACGTTTAGCGAAAGTGTGTAACCGCTTAGAATTAAAATTAGAAAAATCTTTAAGGAGTCAACGATGA
- a CDS encoding DUF6162 family protein produces the protein MMIQGVRADTGGREGKWVGLIIVFILSFATVTIPFHQAESHVKTVLDHQILVTDVEQENLAMLSELRLAHEEIRDLRMDSDGEWPSVVSLKDEWVAPFVEDQSWKRKGSHAWLLDERGYYFSTPSEYDASSEHGFADSFILNANSVSPEIWIFLGGVTSQPTQFDEQTLESTGWKLVVNESEITVQHDVSSH, from the coding sequence ATGATGATTCAAGGCGTACGTGCTGACACGGGTGGCAGAGAAGGAAAATGGGTAGGGCTGATCATTGTTTTCATTCTGAGCTTTGCCACGGTCACTATCCCGTTTCATCAGGCAGAATCCCACGTAAAAACGGTACTTGATCATCAAATTTTGGTGACGGATGTTGAGCAAGAAAACTTGGCGATGTTGTCAGAGCTACGTTTGGCTCATGAAGAGATTCGCGACCTGCGTATGGACTCAGATGGTGAATGGCCCAGTGTTGTGTCACTTAAAGATGAATGGGTCGCGCCTTTTGTTGAAGACCAGAGTTGGAAGCGAAAAGGTTCTCATGCTTGGTTATTGGACGAACGTGGTTACTACTTTTCTACGCCAAGCGAATACGATGCATCAAGTGAACATGGCTTTGCAGACTCGTTTATTTTGAATGCAAACAGCGTCTCTCCGGAAATCTGGATTTTTCTTGGAGGTGTAACAAGCCAGCCGACTCAGTTTGATGAACAAACTCTAGAATCAACAGGTTGGAAACTGGTTGTGAATGAATCAGAAATTACTGTTCAGCACGATGTTTCTTCTCATTAA
- a CDS encoding DUF2271 domain-containing protein — MKKMNWSKALLALSLLPSLGMAQAIPDTAKLDVSFELPKIDTSMYARPYVAVWVENSERKSVKTIELWIGKDEWLKDLRSWWRKVGRYDRELVDAVTSATRPAGKYRFAWDGKSDDGQVLEQGDYTVHIEVVREHGGRNYLRQKVSLTDSNASYQLKATEETGEITLNYIAN; from the coding sequence ATGAAAAAAATGAACTGGAGCAAGGCGCTTCTTGCTTTATCTCTTTTGCCAAGTCTCGGTATGGCACAAGCGATTCCTGATACGGCAAAACTTGATGTGAGCTTCGAACTTCCAAAGATCGATACCTCTATGTACGCACGCCCTTATGTGGCGGTTTGGGTAGAGAACAGTGAACGAAAGTCAGTGAAAACTATTGAGCTTTGGATCGGTAAAGACGAATGGCTTAAAGATTTACGCAGCTGGTGGCGAAAGGTTGGTCGTTATGACCGTGAATTGGTTGATGCTGTGACTTCGGCAACGCGTCCTGCTGGCAAATATCGTTTTGCTTGGGATGGTAAAAGCGATGACGGTCAAGTTTTAGAACAAGGTGATTACACGGTTCATATCGAAGTTGTTCGTGAACACGGTGGTCGTAATTATCTTCGTCAAAAAGTATCGCTAACGGATTCAAACGCTTCTTATCAGTTAAAGGCTACAGAAGAGACGGGTGAAATTACTCTGAACTACATCGCTAACTAG
- a CDS encoding DUF3450 domain-containing protein, translating into MNLLKTSLALAISLVATSSMANSLDQAQSIQNKTNNASASSQKVIDKSSQATLMLQAEIERLQEEVKNLEIYHDHLAALVDSQNKEAQSIEAQIDEIKYTRQGVVPLMYQMIDGLQQLVEQDIPIKKEQRLERVEKLQAMMTRADVSDAEKYRRILEAYQIEMDYGIKLGVYQGRVALASDKTIEADVLHLGRISLVARNLNGSQYWAWNQTDAQWQELDSSMKSELDKAYDIASQQAAPSLITLPVSLTVAEVK; encoded by the coding sequence ATGAATCTTTTAAAAACTAGCCTAGCACTTGCCATCAGTTTGGTTGCAACGTCTTCTATGGCAAACAGCTTGGATCAAGCTCAATCAATTCAAAATAAGACCAATAACGCGTCGGCTTCGAGCCAAAAGGTTATTGATAAAAGTTCGCAAGCGACCTTGATGCTGCAAGCTGAGATTGAGCGTCTGCAAGAAGAAGTGAAGAATCTAGAAATCTATCACGACCATCTTGCAGCATTGGTTGATAGCCAAAACAAAGAAGCTCAGAGCATTGAAGCGCAGATCGACGAAATCAAATACACACGTCAAGGTGTTGTACCTTTGATGTATCAAATGATCGATGGCCTTCAACAGTTAGTCGAGCAAGATATTCCGATTAAGAAAGAGCAGCGTCTAGAAAGAGTTGAAAAGCTACAAGCAATGATGACTCGTGCTGATGTCAGTGATGCAGAGAAATACCGTCGCATCCTAGAGGCATACCAAATCGAGATGGACTACGGCATCAAGCTTGGTGTGTACCAAGGTCGTGTCGCATTGGCGAGTGATAAAACGATCGAGGCAGATGTTCTGCACTTAGGTCGTATCTCTTTGGTTGCTCGTAACCTAAATGGCAGCCAGTACTGGGCTTGGAATCAAACAGATGCTCAGTGGCAAGAACTTGATTCTTCTATGAAATCTGAGCTCGATAAAGCGTATGATATTGCTAGCCAACAAGCAGCCCCAAGCTTGATTACTTTACCTGTTTCTTTAACTGTTGCGGAGGTTAAGTAA
- a CDS encoding energy transducer TonB, protein MIRLFLALPLAGALGLALFSFMAWMVDNGHQRSPDDSETLSFNMVMVEQEQEVQRRQRAIPEKPEMPEPPPEAQTSQSQAEVTPLNSMSSLPSLDLNTSIDGLAINAPTFSDFGSNQQAMPLYRVEPRYPAKALKRGAEGFVSLSFTIDETGRPIDIEVIEANPRRMFEREAIRALKKYKYQPKVVDGKSTPQFGQTFTFEFKLDK, encoded by the coding sequence ATGATTCGCCTATTTCTTGCTTTACCGTTAGCGGGTGCATTGGGCTTAGCTCTGTTTTCTTTTATGGCCTGGATGGTCGACAATGGCCATCAACGTTCACCAGACGATAGCGAGACGTTAAGTTTCAACATGGTAATGGTGGAACAAGAACAAGAAGTCCAAAGACGACAACGCGCAATCCCTGAAAAACCAGAAATGCCAGAGCCACCACCGGAAGCGCAAACGTCTCAGTCACAGGCTGAAGTTACGCCTCTGAATTCGATGTCTTCGCTGCCTTCATTGGATTTGAATACATCGATTGACGGCCTAGCGATTAACGCACCGACATTTTCTGATTTTGGGTCGAACCAACAGGCAATGCCTCTGTATCGAGTAGAACCTCGTTACCCAGCTAAAGCGTTGAAGCGCGGCGCTGAAGGTTTTGTCAGTTTGTCGTTTACCATAGATGAAACAGGACGCCCAATCGATATTGAAGTGATTGAAGCCAACCCACGTCGCATGTTTGAACGTGAAGCGATACGTGCACTGAAAAAATACAAGTATCAGCCTAAGGTTGTGGATGGAAAATCAACCCCTCAATTTGGTCAAACATTTACCTTTGAATTCAAGTTGGATAAATGA
- a CDS encoding metal ABC transporter solute-binding protein, Zn/Mn family produces the protein MRIMTLFMSLMAVLSTPNALAKEYTVDSEKLTVGITLQPYYSYVKAVVGDKVNILPLVDAGFNPHNYLPQPNDLKRLSQMDAIVVNGIGHDDFALKVISAAQRDDLVVIEANKEVPLLPALGQSVGQGAVNPHTFVGLSTTIQKVYTIASEVSKLDPDNAAFYRKNARKYAKKFRFMKRDAMLSLGELDTSGMKVATTHNAYGYILQEFGVDVAAVIEPAHGVEPSASQLQETIEKIRASDIDILFYELNMPNRFVDTIEAETGVQLYRFSHMTHGEYEDDKVEVEMKKNLETLIEAMKFAAANQAESGNA, from the coding sequence ATGCGAATTATGACTCTGTTCATGTCGTTAATGGCGGTGCTATCAACACCCAATGCATTGGCAAAAGAGTACACAGTCGACAGCGAGAAGCTGACGGTTGGTATTACCCTACAACCCTACTACAGCTATGTAAAAGCAGTAGTGGGTGACAAAGTGAACATTCTTCCATTGGTTGATGCTGGGTTTAATCCGCATAACTACTTACCGCAACCCAATGATTTGAAGCGATTGAGCCAGATGGATGCGATCGTGGTAAACGGTATTGGCCATGACGACTTCGCACTAAAAGTAATCTCAGCCGCGCAACGTGATGACTTAGTGGTGATCGAAGCGAACAAAGAAGTGCCTTTACTTCCCGCATTAGGACAGTCTGTGGGTCAAGGCGCCGTGAACCCGCACACGTTTGTTGGACTTTCTACAACCATCCAAAAGGTTTACACCATCGCGAGTGAAGTATCTAAGCTCGACCCAGACAACGCGGCGTTTTATCGTAAAAATGCTCGTAAATATGCAAAAAAATTCCGCTTTATGAAGCGTGATGCGATGTTGTCATTAGGCGAACTCGATACATCAGGTATGAAAGTGGCGACCACGCACAATGCTTATGGTTACATTCTTCAAGAGTTTGGTGTTGATGTGGCGGCAGTAATCGAGCCAGCACACGGCGTTGAACCAAGTGCTAGCCAACTGCAAGAGACGATCGAAAAAATCCGCGCATCGGATATCGATATTCTTTTCTACGAGCTAAACATGCCAAACCGTTTCGTTGACACCATTGAAGCTGAAACAGGTGTACAGCTTTACCGATTTTCCCACATGACGCACGGCGAGTATGAAGACGACAAGGTGGAAGTAGAAATGAAGAAAAACCTAGAAACGTTAATCGAAGCGATGAAATTTGCGGCGGCTAACCAAGCTGAAAGCGGGAATGCATAA
- a CDS encoding ExbD/TolR family protein, which translates to MRLGRRHSKNEEAQIDLTSMLDIVFIMLIFFIVTSSFVRESGVEVNRPQASNVVSQKDAGIFVAITSANDIFIDKRVVDVERVQATLEHLLLEQPDASLVIQADEHAYNGTVVKVMDAAKGAGVKNIALAADKR; encoded by the coding sequence ATGAGACTCGGTCGACGTCATTCTAAAAACGAAGAGGCTCAAATAGACCTTACTTCGATGCTTGATATTGTCTTTATCATGCTTATTTTCTTTATTGTGACCAGTTCATTTGTTCGTGAATCAGGGGTAGAAGTCAATCGCCCACAAGCTTCTAACGTAGTTAGCCAAAAGGATGCGGGCATCTTTGTCGCGATTACATCTGCAAATGACATTTTCATTGATAAGCGTGTCGTTGATGTTGAACGTGTACAAGCGACGTTAGAGCACTTGTTGCTAGAACAACCTGATGCTTCTTTGGTTATTCAAGCGGATGAACACGCTTACAACGGTACTGTTGTTAAAGTGATGGATGCCGCGAAAGGTGCAGGTGTTAAAAACATTGCGCTTGCTGCTGATAAGCGATGA
- a CDS encoding PepSY-associated TM helix domain-containing protein — MSLKSRAVQSWARRLHVYISMALLFVVLFFSVTGITLNRPELFESTQTNIQRSTLTLPTNLFMIQEGRLKADETAFETFLFKEANLSGVPSGLDIYAEIEDGELLIGEVSMDFKGPGYNASVFVDVTSEMVEIEITNYGVIALLNDLHKGRNSGEVWKWFIDITALLMIFFVLTGVCLLLPKKKTLNTSIKWTVFGSAISLAIYFVAVP, encoded by the coding sequence ATGTCGTTAAAAAGTAGGGCGGTTCAATCATGGGCTCGTCGACTTCATGTTTATATTTCAATGGCGCTTCTGTTCGTTGTTCTTTTCTTTTCAGTGACAGGTATCACCCTGAACCGGCCTGAGTTATTTGAATCAACGCAAACCAATATCCAACGATCGACGTTAACGCTTCCTACTAATTTATTCATGATACAAGAAGGACGATTAAAAGCCGATGAAACGGCCTTTGAAACGTTTCTGTTTAAAGAAGCCAACTTATCTGGCGTTCCTTCAGGTTTAGATATCTACGCAGAGATTGAAGACGGTGAGTTGCTCATCGGCGAAGTGTCTATGGACTTCAAAGGACCAGGCTACAACGCCTCTGTGTTCGTTGACGTGACGTCTGAAATGGTAGAAATCGAAATCACCAATTACGGCGTTATCGCACTGTTGAACGACCTACACAAGGGACGCAACAGCGGTGAAGTATGGAAGTGGTTCATCGATATCACTGCACTGTTGATGATCTTCTTTGTGCTTACTGGCGTGTGCTTATTGTTACCTAAGAAAAAAACACTCAACACCTCCATCAAATGGACGGTATTTGGCTCTGCAATCTCACTTGCTATCTATTTTGTCGCCGTACCTTAA
- a CDS encoding metal ABC transporter permease, protein MDWLRQLAISGVEAGWLSDSFMYAFMVNALVAALLLGPLLGGLGTLVIAKRLAFFSEAVGHAALTGIAIGVLLGEPPENPIIGLFSFCMIFALLLHFVRNRTNVPYDTLVGVFLALALAVGAALLMYVARKINIHMLENVLFGSILTVTDQDLAILAGSCALIILLLIPTFNRILLTCISPDIAKVRGYNTSFYDYLFVMMITLVTIAAVKIVGAVLVGALLLIPGATARLLTKSMGSFVLLSALLATIACLVGTVLPMELKLPVPSGASIIIVSATFFLAATLYRIVRKA, encoded by the coding sequence ATGGATTGGTTACGACAACTTGCCATAAGTGGCGTTGAAGCGGGTTGGTTATCAGACAGTTTCATGTACGCATTCATGGTGAATGCTTTGGTCGCGGCACTATTGCTTGGCCCTTTGCTAGGTGGCCTGGGTACTTTGGTCATTGCAAAGCGTCTGGCTTTCTTCTCTGAAGCAGTTGGTCACGCGGCTTTGACCGGTATTGCTATTGGTGTTTTACTTGGCGAACCACCAGAGAACCCAATCATTGGTCTGTTCAGCTTCTGTATGATCTTTGCTTTGCTACTTCACTTTGTAAGAAACAGAACCAACGTGCCATACGATACATTAGTGGGCGTTTTCCTTGCGCTCGCTTTAGCGGTTGGTGCGGCATTGCTGATGTACGTGGCACGTAAAATTAATATTCATATGCTTGAGAACGTTCTGTTTGGCTCGATTCTCACGGTAACAGACCAAGATTTAGCAATTCTCGCAGGCAGCTGCGCACTCATCATTTTGCTCTTGATACCAACGTTTAACCGTATTCTGCTAACTTGTATCAGCCCTGATATTGCCAAGGTTCGTGGTTACAACACCAGCTTTTACGATTACTTGTTTGTTATGATGATCACCTTAGTGACAATTGCAGCCGTAAAGATCGTGGGCGCGGTTTTAGTCGGTGCGTTATTGCTTATCCCAGGTGCGACAGCTCGATTGCTGACCAAAAGTATGGGAAGTTTTGTATTGCTTTCGGCATTACTTGCAACCATCGCATGTTTGGTTGGAACCGTGTTGCCAATGGAACTTAAATTGCCAGTGCCATCGGGCGCGTCAATCATCATCGTTTCTGCAACGTTTTTCCTAGCAGCAACGCTATACCGAATTGTAAGAAAGGCGTAA